GAGGATTTTATCTGCACTGAGTCCCTGGCTCTATTTTGAGACATCAGTTGTTGTTcttatttacaaataaggaaactgaggtatgGGAAGGCGCATAGCTTTTGCCCACGGTCACATAGCATAGAGGCCAGGGTACCAGAAGGCTTAACTGGGTCTGGGGAGCCTCTGGGACAGAAGGTTCAGAAATGAGGTCTGATTGTGAATTGAGGTCTTGATTCCCCCAGGGCCAGGAACCCCTTACCTTTAAGTCCTCAAATTCTTGGTGGGCATGGCCCAGCCACACGCCCTTCAGCTGGTCTTCTAGCCACTTCATTTTCTCCCTCAGCACCTGTTGTCCCTGGGCCACCTCACCCAGCGCCTGGGCTGTGGCCTCTGCCTGCAGCTTGAGACCATCCTCTTCTATCTACCAATAGACAGTGGATGTTAGTAGGATGACCTGCTGAGATCAGCCTGATTTTAACACTGGAAATCCTATATTCCAGGAACCCCCTCACTCCTGGGAAAACCCCAACGGTCAGCCCAGGCATAACTCCACCATAGACTCCTACCCACCCCACAACACCCCAACTGCAGTGCCCACCTGCATCTCCAATAGACTCGCACGTAGCTCTTGGGCTGCATCCTGGCCCTGGCTGATCTCCTTCCCCAGGAACCCCAGCGCCTGGCCATAGAGGCTCAGGCTGTTCCCGGCCTTTGTCATCTGTGCTTCTGTGGCCTTGTACACGCCGTTGAGAGCCTGGCTCAGCTGCAGGGCCCCATGGAAGAGCAGGGTGAGCTCCTCCTGCTGCGCTGGCTCCGAGCCACTCATGGAACCCGCCGGTGCCGGCTGGACTGCCATTGCcagggcacacagcaggcacaGCGTGAGCACAGGCATggctggagggctggggagggtgtggccACAGCCCCCATGGGGCTGCCTTTTATGCCTTAACTTCAGGTCAGTCATTAACCAGCCAGCTGGGTGCCCCGTGTTGTGCAAGGGCCTGGAGGTGGTACCACAGTTGCATCAGGTGGATGTCCAGCCAGCCACGCCGGAATCACGCCGGCTGGGGCTTGGGGCCGGGTGTGGGCTGGGGCACTGGTGAGAGCATAGGCCCAGGCCTGGCTGGAGAACCCTGCGGCTCATAGCCGCCGTTTCCCCTCTGTGGATGGGCGTGACAACAGTAACCGTGAGGCTTTTATGATCGCCAGTGGTTCACCCACAGCTGCCCCACTGCTATTACACAGTGGCTGGTCTCATAACCTTCTCACAAGCCTGCAATGCCCAAGTCTTTGTTGACCTGGTTAAGAGCTAGGGGAGCAGGTCGTGGAGATCTttcaaggccacacagcctgACTCCAGGACCTCCACGTGCCCTGGATCAATGCTCACTGCTGTTTTTCTCCCTGGATGACTGTGGGCAAGTGCTTCTGTTTCCCTGCCTGTGACTGTGAAATGGGGGATGATGTGAGGTCCCCCCGCCCAGTAGGCTGctcatttatttctataaatgagTCGTTTTATGTCAGGTGCTTAGAACAGAGCCCAACACACAGTTGATCCCACATTAGTGTTTGGTGCAATTATTGACATTATTGTTGCTTAATATCATTGATATGACAAAGGCTCAGCTGGGAGGCTTGATGCCCTCATTATATAGTTAGGGAAACGGAGACCCAGGGGGCTGCTGGGGCTTGTACAAGCTTActctggaggagggaggcagaactCTGACCTCAGCCCAGCTCTTACCTCCAACtagcctctgtttccccagctGAGAGACAGGCCATATAACTCTAGTGGCCTTTTCTGGGGAAAGGGGCAGTCAGGCTCCTGCGCTGGATGATGGGCAGGTCAGCCTGGGCAGCGCTCAGGCTTAATGCTGGCTGCCTGGGCCACCTTCTTGGAAGCCTGGCCCTGAGCACCCATGtgtctcctctgcctccccacGCACCCCCAGTGACCCTGAAGTCCCTCTGTATTCCCACCCTCTGTCAGTCTGTTCCCCCACCTGTGCTCTGAAGGGTACCCGTCTATTCCCCGCTCTCTGCACTCCCATCTCCCGCCTGCGGCCCGTCACTGTCCCTGACCCAGCCCTCAGTGTCCCGGCGGGGTGGCCACTGTGCCCAGGCTCTCCGTCCGTCTGACGTGGACgtgcccctgccccccaggagCCTGCTCTATGTGTACCCACATAGCCTCAACTTCGGCAGCCGCCAGGGCTCTGTGCGCAACCTCACCGTGCGAGTGCAGTACATGGCGGGCGAGGACCCCAGCCAGGCCCTGCCGGTCAGTGGCTGGACCCAGGGGAGGTGGGCggaagcgggggtggggggctggtccCCAGCCAGTCCCTTGTGCCTTTGCTCCCCGCAGGTCATCTTTGGCAAGTCCAGCTGCAGTGAATTTACCCGGGAAGCCTTCACACCGGTGGTCTACCATAACAAGTATGTGGGCTGGGTTGGGGGACTGGTGGGGATACAAATGGGCAGGaagaggggtggggggatgggcaGGTTCCTGGAGTGCAAATGGGGGAACCTGAGGCAGACAGCAGGGACAGCGGGGCCCAGCAGAGGGGGTGGGACAGGCAAGGGGGAGCCCAGCCCCCAGCAGAACCCCCAGCCCGGCCCCGCCAGGTCTCCTGAGTTCTACGAGGAGTTCAAGCTGCGTCTTCCTGCCTGCGTGACTGAGAACCACCACCTGCTCTTCACCTTCTACCACGTCAGCTGCCAGCCCCGGCCTGGCACGGCCCTGGAGACTCCTGTGGGCTTTACTGTGAGCCCCCCGCCGCCTCTCCCCCATCCATGCCCAGCCCTCCCAGCCCTTGTCCGGCCCCACATCTGAGCCCCAGTCTCTTCGCAGTGGATCCCACTGCTGCAGCACGGCCGCCTGAGGACAGGCCCCTTCTGCCTCCCCGTGTCGGTAGACCAGCCCCCGCCCAGCTACTCCGTGCTGACACCGGATGTACGTGCCCCGGACCCTCTGCCAACCAGCACCAGGCCCAGGAACCCCCGTCACTCCCTGCTTTCCTTCCCGCAGCAGCCCTGGGCACCTTTTCCTCTGTTGAGGCCTCGTCACATCCACCCCTGTTGTTAAACCTGTGTGTCCTCCTGCCCCATGGGTGTCCCTCCCTGCTGTGGGGTGTCCCTCACTTGATAATGCCCCCCCCACCTGTGCACACACTGTTCCCCACTAAGACCCCACTGCCTCACCGTTTCTGGCCCCCGTTTGTAGCCCTGCCTGCCTGATCACTCTCCCCGGAGCACTCTCTCCCCATGGGAATGCTGTGTCAACCTCCCACAAACCGTTTCATTTGCACCCAGGTCCTCTCATTATGCTGTTTTCTGTTCAGTCCCTCCAATAACATTCATCCTCAGTCTCCCTTCTCCTATGAGCGTCCTAGGCATCCCTGAGCCTGCCCAGTGGACCCCCGTCAGTGCTCCCCACAATCCGCCCCCATCTCTGGGCTGGGCTGCGGGGCCTGGGGGCAAGGTGCCCAGCTGTTCCCCCAGGCAGGGCCACAGTCAGGCCAGTGTCGCAATGGCCGAGGCTGGTGGCCTGAGCGGCGGTGGGGGAGGGCGGGCCAGTGCCCACCTGGTGTGTCCCTCCCGCAGGTGGCGCTGCCGGGCATGCGCTGGGTGGATGGCCACAAGGGCGTGTTCAGCGTGGAGCTCACAGCTGTGTCCTCTGTGCATCCCCAGGTAGGGGGCGGGCAGTAACCCAGAAGTCTGGCCCTGGGGTTGGGCAACAGTTTCCTCTGTCCTGGGAGGCCTGGCCCTGGGCCATGGACGTGACTTTGGTCAGCAAGGCTGGCTCCCAGGGAAGCTGCTGACTCAGGCAGGGGTGGCCATGCCAATGGCCATCACAGCTGGAGCTTTGGCCTTTTTTGCATGGTCTCTCCTCTTCCCCCTGCCCCCGGGTTGTCCCTTACTATGTCTGTAATCgctcctgtctttttctttttttttatttatcaatatttatctatttatttatttttggttgtgtgggtctttgttgctgcacacactttctctagttgcagtgagtgggggctactccctagttatggtgcatgggcttctcattgtggtggcttctcatggAGTGCAGGCTCTCGGGCAcacgggtttcagtagttgcagtgtgtgggcttcagtagttggggcacgtgggctctagagcctgggctcagtaattgtggtgcccaggcttagttgctctgcgggcatgtgggatcttcttgggcCAGGGTTcgaatccacatcccctgcattggcaagtggattcttaactattggaccaccggggaagttccctcctcatttcttttccattcactGGTCTCCAGCCTCAGTGTCTAGACCCACTCAGTCTCCCGCTCACCCCTGGTCCCCCACCAGGACCCCCACCTGGACAAGTTCTTCACCCTCGTGCACgtcctggaggagggggccttTCCGTTCCGGCTGAAGGACGCTGTGCTGAGCGAGGGCACCGTGGAGCAGGAGCTGCGGGGCAGCTTGGCGGCCCTGCGCCTCGCCAGCCCCGAGCCCCTTGTCGCCTTCTCCCACCACGTACTGGACAAGCTCGTTCGTCTGGTTGTGCGACCCCCGGTCATTGGTGGCCAGATTGGTGAGCTGTCACAGCCTCAGACTTTAGTTTCCCCATCTAGAGAATGGGCCCAGTGTCTAGTGGTGACCTCCCATGGCCCATTTATCTCTCTGGTCTCAACTTTCTAATCTGAAAAATGGCCCCTCAGTCCCCTAGTCCCCTGACCTTTTGAAGACCATGTGACCCCCTTGGACCCTGAAGTAGGAGCTTGGAACTAGACCTGTGCTCTGTCCGGCAGTGAACCTGGGTCGTGGCGCCTTTGAAGCAATGGCCCATGTGGTCAGCCTCGTCCACCGGAGCCTAGAGGGTGCCCAGGACACCCGTGGTCACTGCCCACTGCTGGCTGCATATGTCTACTACGCCTTTCGACTGCCTGGCACGGAGCCCAGCCTCCCGGGTGGTGAGTGTTGGTGGGAGACTCTGGGAGCAGGAAATACCTGGGAGGGAAGCATCCTAAGCAAAGGGAaggcatgtgcaaaggtcctgaggctgTACAGGCCTTGATTGGTTTGCGCAATTTATAggagagcaggagagagagaactTTGTGCCCCAACCTGAGGGCTGCGGTCTCTGTAAATTTTATTGTCAAGTGATTCAGCCAGTCAGCAAGCAGGGACTGGAGCAGAGCTGCCTGGGTTTGACTCTCAGTTCTGCCTATaagctctgtgacctcaggcaatGACTTTACCTCTCTTGGCCTGTTTTCCTATCTTTTAAACAGTGATAATAGTACTGCTCCTcttgtggaaagtgaaagtgttagtcactcagcaaccccatggattgtagctcaccaggctcctctgtccatgggattctccaggcaagaatagtgaagtgggttgccatttctttctccaggggatctccctgacccaggaactgaacccaggtctcctgcattgcaggcagattctttaccatctgagcccctagggaagtcCAAATGGCATAGTAATCCATGTGAAATACTTCGCACAGTGAACACTCAATAAAGttggatattttctttcttttttttttaaagttggatattttcatttgctaaataattaataataaccaGTAACCCCTCTGGACACATACAATATGCCGGGCACTCAGTGTTTTTCATCCTTCTCAAAATTGCTAAGGCAGAGCCACTATTACACCCCCTTTATGGGTGAGGAACCTAGAGGTTTAGAGGCAGAAGGTGACTTTAGGGACTTctctgaaggtccagtggttaagactctgtgcttccactgcaggggatgtaggttcaatccctggtcggggaactaagatccttcatgctgcatGATGCAGCCAAAAGAGCAACCccataacaaaaaaagaaagtgacttCACCAAGGGCATCCAGCTGGGAAGGGACAGGAGGTCAtcagggcaggtgggcagggggctgAGCGTATTCCTTCCATCCTCAGGGGCCCCTCCAGTGACGGTGCAGCCTGCCACGCTGGCCCGTGGCCCTGGCCGCCCCGCCAGCCTCTACCTGGCACGTTCTAAGAGCATCAGCAGCAGCAACCCCGACCTGGCCGTGGCCCCTGGCTCTGTGGATGACGAGGTCTCCCGCATCCTGGCCAGCAAGGTAGACGAGGGGCCCCTGCTGGCGCCAGCCTCAGTGGTCATGGCTGCTGTGTGGGTGGGTGAAAGATCTCAGTGTTGATGGAAAACAGGGAATGACAACCAACAGCACAGATGAAGACTTGACCCTGGGGggttccctggcggtccagtgggtaggactccacacgttcactgccaagggtgtgggttcagtccccggttggggaactaagatcccacaagccacgtgcgtgtgtgtgtgctgagtcgcttcagttgtgtccaactctttgtgacccagtggaccttagcctgcctggctcctctgtccatgggattctccaggaaagaatattggagtgggttgctattttcttcacACAAGCCACCcagaatggcaaaaaaaaaacttGACCCTGGACAGCGGGGCTGGGCTCTGGCTGTTAGTTCGGGAGCTGTGACTTGGATTCTGAGGCTGACCCAAGGATGGGTGACTGGAGCTTGAAAAAAGAGAAGCGTGTATGTAGCGCAGCGGGGTGTTTCCACATGTGCCACAAGCATGTATCTACAGGGGGGGCGCCCATGTGCACAATGCCCACGCACATTGGAACACAGTTGCGTGTACTCATGTGTTCCATGCACAGACATATGTGGGaggcatatacacacatatcttgTGTGTGTTTTGTACACATATATTGCAGGGTCACATGTGGGTGTCCACGTGGGCACATGTGTGGCCCAGGGCAGTGAGCACACTCCATGTTTGTCGCTGGTTTCCCTACCCTCTGCCCATAGACACTACCACTTACCCATGTATCTCCAGGGTATCGACCGCTCACACTCCTGGGTGAATGCTGCTTATGCTCCGGGAGGCAGCAAGGCTGTACTGCGACGGGCCCCCCCTTATTGCGGGGCTGACCCCCGACAGGTGCCCTCCCTACCTGACGTGCCTCTGCACGTGCATCACCCCACCTCAGCATGggctcctcccaccttcctggcTGCTGCCAACTAACCTAGgggggctgcctggaggaggcggcAGACCCACCCTCCACCTCCTGCCTTCGTTTGGGGCTGTGGCATGGATGTTGTGGATGTTATAGGCAACACAGGGGATCTTCACCAGCCTTTTGCTgccacacagaccacagcctcaGGCAGAGACAGAAGGGACAGAGTGGTATCCAAATAGCATGCAAATGATGTGCAGTGACAGAAAGGGAGGGGCAATATGCAAATAGCATGCAAATGACCCAGCCACTCTAACCTCACTTCCTGCATggcctctctctctgtgtctccttaATCCACTCTGTTCAGGAGATTCAACTGTCCCCTTGACACAGCAACCTGAATGATGCCCAGAGGGTGGAACTGAACCTTGGCTCCCTCATcccatttcaggcagagggaccCTTCCCAGGACCCTGGTGTGGGGAGGGGCTTTGCCCTCAGATAGTCCTGAGATGAGTCCTGGTTCTGTTAGGGGCTCACCCTGCGCTCCAGGCTCTGAATTTTCAGAAGTGGTGAAGACTCGCTGTTCAGTACAGCAGCCCCAAGCCTGGGAAGGAGTTAGGGCGTCACAGGTAGGACTTCGTTGGGGAGACAGATCCTCGGGCCAGCCTCATCCTTGAGCTGCTGGCTAGTCAGGGAGATTGATGCCCATCAAACAAACGCACGACTATGTTAGTGCAGGAGGTGAAAACGCCTGCAAGGAAGTGAACCAAGACAGGGTGATCTGAAGAGTCTCTCTCCTAGGTGACCTAAAGAGTGAGATGGAGCCAGCCGGGGACGAGTGGGTGTTCCAGGTGGAGGGGAAGGCCTCTGCAGAGGTTGGGAGCAAGCTCAGAGGCCCCTGGGCACCCAAGGCTAGATTCCCTGCACACTTGGCCCCAGGCCAAGTGTTCCAGCTTTGTGCCTGTCACCTAGGCAACCTGCACGGCCTGGCAACCAGGGGACTGTTCACAGCTTGAGCAGGGGAACTTCTGGGCAGACTTCTAAGATTTCTGAGAATCTGGTTTCATGGGCCTTTCCAGTACCCCCCTGACATTTTTAACAGGCCTCCCCACAGTGCCCTCAGTTCTCTGGGGTGTCGGCTGGGCTTGGAAGAGCACACTGGAGGTGACAAGGTGTCAAGAGGGCAGGCATTCCAGGcctcaggaggaggaggggggaggcaGCAGTGAGGCTGGCCTTGGCAATGGGTGACCCATCTGATGCAGGCCAGGGAGCCCAGGGCGTGTAGCTGGGACTGAGGGAGCTGTGGGGGCCCCCTCATGCTTGAGGCAAGGGCCTGGGCAGTTTCCAGGGCTGGGCCAGTTCCATCATTGGGTCATCTCCTCTCCCTGTCAGTGGCCTCACCTTTTGACCAgcaaaggaggaggggagagtggAGCTTGAGCACTCCATACCCGTTTCACAGATGGGGATGCTGAGGCCTGGCGAGGCCCCAAGTAAGGCTGGAGTGGGGCCAGGCCTGGAACCTGGAGCTCTCGGCTGCTCCTGCTGCCTCTCATCATTTCACCTCCcctgtctttatctttctttttcttctttctcctcctccatcctccccttTAATCCCCTTTGTCTGTACTCTGCGCCCCTGTCTACACTCGCACTCCTCCACCTTGTTGCCCTCTATCCATCGGTGAACTCATGGACTCACTCACCCTCCACCCTCAACCCCACTTGCGCTCCCTGCCTCTGACCACATTATCTTCTCCATCTATGTTCTCCATCTATGTTATCTTCCCCATTCATTCTCTCCACCTATGCGCCACCCCACCACCACTTTTCTCTTACCTTTGTCTGCTGGGTCCTGCTCCATCCGTGCTCACCTCTGACGGGCTCCCGTCCACATCCTCACCTGTCCCCTTCACCCTGCTTGTCACCTCCTTACCGTGTCTTGCTTATTCTCATCTCTTCCATCACGTTCATGCCTTTTCCATCTGTACCTACACACTGCTGTCTTTATTTATTAACACTGCTCGTTCCATCCACACCCCCCCGTCCGTCTACATGGGCACACCTCCCCTCCATCCACGCCGCCGACCATCTCTCTTCTCCATCCGTACCATCTGCACCCACActaaccgccccccaccccccaccatcccaTCCCCTCGCCATTCCATCATAGGCCATCGACCGCAGCTCTAGCCGAACCTCTTCCTGCCTCGAGAGCTCCTCCTCGTCCCCGCCCACCACCCAGCCGAGACCCACTGTGCAGAAGGTAGTaggaggcagggggtgggtgaCTCCACTTTGGGATCCAGAGCTCCCGTGACCCCCCAAGCCCAGTGGGGTCTGGAGAGCCAGGGAAAGGGCACGCTGACTCCTTCTGGTCCCTCTCCTCCTGCATGGCCTCCCATTGCTCTAACCCCGAGCCATCCAGCTGCATCCTCCCCTGTCACACTGGGGGTACTGCGTGGGCACCTCTGCACTCCGtgacccctgcccctgcccccagctgctGCATGAGGAGCTGGCCCTCCAGTGGGTGGTCAGCGGCAGCGCTGTGCGCGAAGCCGTCCTGCAGCACGCCTGGTTCTTCTTCCAGCTCATGGTGAGACTCCCTGTTCCCTGCCTGAGAGCAAGGGGCCCCGAGGAGACTCTCTTAAGGGAGAGAAACCCCCTGAGATTGCACCTAAGCCCCCTAAGAAATGGTCCCAAGAGACCCCCATATGGAGATAAGAGATGCCTAAGTGAATCTCTCCCTGGAGAGCCCCTGAAACTTACCTGAAACTCCCTCCCCTGTGTGAAGGATTCTCCCCCCACTTTTCCTGTGACACCATTGAGAAACTCTACCTAGCGAGGAGACCTACCTCATCCCCAAGAGACAGAAGGAAGCTATTGAGATCAGACTTGAACACGCCCCCAGACTCTTCAAGAGGTGCCTTGAACTATTCCTGCTGACTATAACGGCCCCCACCTCAATCTGGTGGGCCTTGAAGCCCCACCCTCTTTCCTACCGCCCAACTTTGACCCCTGGAGACCAGTTCTAGCCCCACACATGCTCTCTCGGAGCCTCCTACCCCTCTAGCTAGCCCTCACTTAAGCCCCACCCATGGCCTTCTTGGGCCCCGCCCACACGGTCAGGTCTCAGGATTCCTTCTGCCCACCTTTAGCCCACCTCAGGCCATCACTCACAGTCCCCCAAGTTCCACCCCCTTCTGGCGagccacctccacctccaccccccatccTGTTGCTTGGCCCCCAGGTGAAAAGCATGACGCTGCACCTGCTTCTGGGTCAGAAGCTGGACACACCCCGCAAACTTCGCTTCCCTGGACGATTCCTGGATGACATCGCAGCCCTGGTGGGCTCTGTAGGCCTGGAGGTTATCACCCGCGTCCACAAGGTGAGGGGTGTGGGGCCTCCGTGgtgtgggggggggcaggggtgcTGAGGGAAGACATGGAGCCAGCCAGGTGGGGTGCCAATCTGCCTGGTGCTTCCTGGCTACAAGACCACAAATCCCATTCACTGGATGGGTCTGTTCACTCAACATCTCTTTCTtaaagcacctactgtgtgcacagCCCTAGGCTGGGAACTAGAGACAGATGGTGGTGACCAAAACAGACCCAGTtccttgccttcatggagctGTTAGGGAGAGATTTGAAGGAGGTAAAGGAGCAGTCTGTGTGATATCCAAGGGAAAAGTGTTCtaggcagcaggagcagcagttgcaaaggccctgaggcaggacctGCCTCCGTTAGAAAGCAGTGAGGAGGTGAATGGCTGCAGTGGAGTTAACCAAGGATAGGAATGAGAgttggggagggcagggaggtggcagggCAGATCCATTAGCCCTTAGCACAGTGGCAGTAtacagtaagtactcaataaatggacATTGATATTCTGAGACCTTGACAATCATCCAGACTCCGAACTACTAACCTAGTGCTCACAGGAGCTGAGCagacaataataatgataatcaaATTGTGCATTTGTTGAGCACTTGGCTGTGTACCTGAATACTTTAGGTGGATCCCATCATTAAACTCTCCCAACAGCTTCATGAACTTAGTGTTATTGTTTTCTGCATTTTGccaatggagaaactgaggcagagaatgACTAATAACCTGATATCACATGACTGGGAAGGGGCAGAATGGAGATTTGAACCCTCACCACCAGGTTCAGTTGGGAGAGTAGGGCTTCTGGTGGACCAGAGGGCATATGCCCACTGGCTGTGGCCagaatgtttgattttttttaatataactttatttattttgggttgtgctgggttttcattgctgctcGCACCTTTCTTTAGTTGCGGAGAGTGGGgtctactctagttgtggtgcgcaggcttctcattgtggagcacaggctccagggcacgtgggctccgtagttgtggctcccaggatctagagcacaggctcagtagttgtggcacacaggcttagttgctccgaagcATGTGTGAATTCTCCCGGATCAaggattaaacccgtgtctcctgcattggcaggtgaattcgtaaccactgagccacagggaagtctaGAATGTCTGATTTTCAAAGAGAAAGGGGACTTCTGTATTTGATGGGAATTTCCCAGATGTTTGAAATGCCGGTCCAGCCCAAGCTGGCTCTTGTGCAATTCCCCATGACCTTTGGGCTGATCTCAAAGGCCTTGACCTGGTTGCACTAAAGTCTCCCTAAGAGCTAAGTTCCAGATTACGAGGAAATCCCTCTTCAAGAGGCCTACGGGGAAGAACAGCACCCTTGAGAAGCAGCTTCGTCACTGGGTGGGGGGCATCGGTGACGGGTCCCAGCGGTCGTTCCTTCACTGGACATTTATGGAGCATCCAACTATATCAGACTCCATGCACCGGGCAGACCTTGTCTCTGCCCTCCTGTGGACTTGGAGCTCAGGCGGGTTTTGTATTTTGTCTCTGGGTCACAGGACCTGAGAACCCCTGAGGCTAACTTGTGAGGCCTTAGGGTAACTCATGAGAACAGGAGGGCAGCTGGGCCTTGAGGCCATATCAGCCTCCTTGCTGTTCCACTTGCTGGgcacttcctgctccagggcctttgcacttactgttccttctttctcttccttcaggctttcctctctttttttacttactttgtttttggctgtgatgggtcttcactgctgtaaatgagttttctctagttgcagcaagcacgGGCCTATActccagttgcagtgctcaggcttctcattgtggtggcttctcctattttggccacctgatgcaaagagccaactcattggaaaagaacctgatgctgggaaaaattgaaggcaaaaggagaagagggcggcagaggatgagatagttagatagcatcatcaactcaatggacatgaatttgagcaaactcctggagatagtgaatgacaggggaggctgacatgctgcagtccatcagattgcaaagggtcagatatgacttagggaATGAACAACTCTTGTtgtgagcacaggctcaatagttgtggagtatgggcttagttgctccaaagtgcgtgggatcttcctggtccaagGATctaacttgtgtcccctgcattggcaggcagatgcttaatcactggaccaccaagaaagtccccagGCTTCTCTTGGAATAGCATCCTGTTAGGTGTCTTTGAAACATGTAGAACTATTTGGAATACTTTTGTTTATCAGTTAGGGCAGAGGTTAATTTGCTTGAATATCCTCACAAGCGGTTTAAATGTGACCAGAGTTTATTCCTGAGCGTAAGTGGGTTGGAGGGAGCTCCACGGTGTGGGCCTGGCCATCTCACTTCATCATAGTACCCACCACATCAGGTATTACAAGGTGGTGGGAACAGGAGGACCCGCCACGTCACTTTTCTCAAATTCCATTGGCCAGACTGTGGTCATGTGATTTTTCTCAGTTGCAaggaaggctgggaaatgtagtccctACCCAGCTCTGAACTCTGAGAAAGGGCCCCAATACCTAAGAGAGGCTATGGGGGGAGTTAGCAGCCAGTCTCTGCCATCTGCGTTGTCTTACTGAAATCTGGTGagagaggggacttccctagtggtccagtggctaagacttggtgctccccatgcagggggcccggggtttgatccctggccagggaactagatcccacgtgctgcaaccaagacccagcacagccaaataaataaatactagtaaaaataaataaataaaatctagtgagagaagaaaaaagcgtGCCCTCAACAGAGCTGGATGGAGAATAGACACCTACCTGGGGGGGAGGGAAAGGCTAGTCAGAGAGAGGAGGACAAGCAGAAAGGCCAGGAGTCTGAAGCTGAGACAAGGGCGTGTCAAGGAGACCCAAGGCCTTGGGCAGGGACTGAGGCTCGATGGGGCGAGTGGGCGTAGGCTGACAGGCCCTGTGCCCCCAGGACGCGGAGCTGGCTGAGCGCCTCAACGCCAGCCTGGCCTTCTTCCTCAGCGATCTGCTGTCCCTGGTGGACCGCGGCTTCGTCTTCAGCCTGGTCCGGGCTCACTACAAGCAGGTAGG
This genomic window from Cervus canadensis isolate Bull #8, Minnesota chromosome 4, ASM1932006v1, whole genome shotgun sequence contains:
- the ANGPTL8 gene encoding angiopoietin-like protein 8 isoform X2, which codes for MPVLTLCLLCALAMAVQPAPAGSMSGSEPAQQEELTLLFHGALQLSQALNGVYKATEAQMTKAGNSLSLYGQALGFLGKEISQGQDAAQELRASLLEMQIEEDGLKLQAEATAQALGEVAQGQQVLREKMKWLEDQLKGVWLGHAHQEFEDLKAHADEQSHIVWVLTGHVQRQKQQMMAQQQRLRQIQERLHMAALPA
- the ANGPTL8 gene encoding angiopoietin-like protein 8 isoform X1, with protein sequence MPVLTLCLLCALAMAVQPAPAGSMSGSEPAQQEELTLLFHGALQLSQALNGVYKATEAQMTKAGNSLSLYGQALGFLGKEISQGQDAAQELRASLLEMQIEEDGLKLQAEATAQALGEVAQGQQVLREKMKWLEDQLKGVWLGHAHQEFEDLKAHADEQSHIVWVLTGHVQRQKQQMMAQQQRLRQIQESLPSLPDSTWLRSQPEPEPGQN